In Candidatus Methylomirabilota bacterium, one DNA window encodes the following:
- a CDS encoding amidohydrolase family protein, with amino-acid sequence MKDGLRFVDCDMHIMEPPDLFDRYLDPKFKHRVTTLVGSDGRAKRGAAGSIVIDGIPTSDADLQQYRKRAKPGPTTSSQPLSGSRLADTGRLQFAIERNYNPEAQVMGMAMEGVDIAVLYPTSGLSLIARDGMDPQLSLALCQAYNNWIHEFCQYSPERLKFVAMLPFHDVHLACRELIRCVRELGAVGSFNRPNLVNGHFWHSNYWDPLYTVHEDLNVTWGFHEGTGAPYSHMNVLYGENRFYRHVASHWIEMQQALIAMIIGGVFEFHPKLRVGFLEAQNSWAPGILSRIEWDYPQYRDTHAPYLSLTPREYFRRNCWAAVEGSEPEIEATAGLIGADRMCISTDYPHFDSNFPHVAENLLKNVPREIAAQIFMGGAHLYNFGEEHFKKAEAAAKGAGAR; translated from the coding sequence GTGAAAGACGGGCTGCGCTTCGTCGACTGCGACATGCACATCATGGAGCCTCCGGACCTCTTCGATCGCTACCTCGACCCGAAGTTCAAGCACCGGGTGACCACCCTGGTGGGATCGGACGGGCGGGCGAAGCGGGGCGCCGCCGGCTCGATCGTCATCGACGGCATTCCCACCTCGGACGCGGATCTCCAGCAGTACCGCAAGCGCGCCAAGCCGGGCCCGACCACGAGCAGCCAGCCCCTGTCCGGCTCGCGGCTGGCCGACACCGGCCGGCTCCAGTTCGCCATCGAGCGGAACTACAACCCCGAGGCGCAGGTCATGGGCATGGCCATGGAAGGCGTGGACATCGCGGTGCTGTACCCCACGAGCGGCCTCTCCCTCATCGCCCGCGACGGCATGGACCCGCAGCTCTCGCTCGCGCTCTGCCAGGCCTACAACAACTGGATCCACGAGTTCTGCCAGTACAGCCCCGAGCGCCTGAAGTTCGTGGCCATGCTGCCCTTCCACGACGTGCACCTGGCCTGCCGCGAGCTGATCCGCTGCGTGCGGGAGCTGGGCGCGGTGGGCTCCTTCAACCGGCCGAACCTGGTGAACGGTCACTTCTGGCACTCGAACTACTGGGACCCGCTCTACACCGTGCACGAGGACCTCAACGTGACGTGGGGCTTCCACGAGGGCACGGGCGCCCCGTACTCGCACATGAACGTCCTCTACGGCGAGAACCGCTTCTATCGCCACGTGGCCAGCCACTGGATCGAGATGCAGCAGGCGCTGATCGCCATGATCATCGGCGGCGTGTTCGAGTTCCACCCGAAGCTCCGGGTGGGCTTCCTCGAGGCGCAGAACTCATGGGCGCCCGGCATCCTGTCGCGCATCGAGTGGGACTACCCGCAGTACCGCGACACGCACGCTCCCTATCTCTCCCTCACCCCGCGGGAATACTTCCGGCGCAACTGCTGGGCCGCCGTCGAGGGCAGCGAGCCCGAGATCGAGGCCACCGCGGGGCTCATCGGCGCCGATCGCATGTGCATCTCCACCGACTACCCGCACTTCGACTCCAACTTCCCGCACGTGGCCGAGAACCTGCTGAAGAACGTGCCGCGGGAGATCGCCGCCCAGATCTTCATGGGCGGGGCGCACCTCTACAACTTCGGCGAGGAGCACTTCAAGAAGGCGGAGGCGGCGGCGAAAGGGGCGGGCGCCCGCTAG